In candidate division KSB1 bacterium, one genomic interval encodes:
- a CDS encoding ABC transporter permease produces the protein MLKNYFKTALRSLLKHKEYSIINILGLAIGMACVILIMMFVQEELSYDQFHTNKDQIYRANISFTNPQTGVTQLRAVGPYRLAKELKPDFPDFKIIRFNPQGRSLVSYEDKSFYELGLAFVDPEVFQVFTFPLLEGDPLTVLDEPFSVVISEEIAQKYYGDEEPIGKILTFRSNDFKVTGILDKMPGNTQFQFDMFASMNSAERVFQRIVLENWGEGSAETFIMLPKDKRPEDYETRLAAFVDVKIQAFRQASPRIVLQPLSDIYLHSQNIAVFAPGGDSTYVYAFTAIAVFILIIACINFMNLATARSANRAKEVGLRKVVGAHRSQLIWQFLSESILLSILSLLIAVGLAYICLPAFNSLAGKELAYNILQNGPMIFGLILITLFVGVVSGSYPALFLSAFKPVSVLSGAVMKGVKGGKLRKFLVTFQFAISIFLIVVTAIVYNQLQYARNLKIGFDKEHLVLLQNIPQTMRQHYDQFRTDLLSNPKIINAAASSRVPPGRLQSSLGTRPEGVPEDQRRGMQTVWTDFDFIESMGFELASGRSFSRDFTTDASSAFILNEAAVKSIGWTNETAIGKSFGSSEIRDWDSGQWEQKDGYVIGVLKDFYFESLRQEIIPTVYFISPYMAWNYVIRIQPGDIQETLDFIEQKWLALNPDLPFLYTFVDDNFESLYRAEEQQGKIFGVFAILAIFVACLGLVGLASFTAEQRTKEVGIRKVLGASVSNIILLMSKEFTWLVLFAFIVAAPFAWYVMDQWLQEFAYHVPLGLGTFFLAGLISILIAWLTVSYQATKIALTNPVNALHYE, from the coding sequence ATGCTAAAAAATTATTTCAAAACTGCACTGCGTAGTTTACTGAAGCACAAAGAATATTCGATCATCAATATCCTGGGCCTGGCAATCGGGATGGCATGCGTAATCCTGATCATGATGTTCGTGCAAGAAGAATTGAGCTATGACCAGTTTCATACCAACAAGGACCAGATCTACAGGGCCAATATTTCTTTCACAAATCCCCAAACCGGTGTTACCCAGCTAAGAGCCGTTGGTCCCTACCGGCTGGCAAAAGAATTAAAACCTGACTTTCCAGACTTCAAAATTATTCGATTCAATCCACAGGGTCGATCTCTTGTTAGTTATGAAGACAAATCTTTTTATGAACTGGGCCTGGCATTTGTGGATCCGGAAGTCTTCCAGGTTTTCACTTTTCCATTGCTCGAGGGAGACCCGCTAACGGTTTTAGATGAACCGTTCTCGGTGGTTATTTCAGAAGAAATCGCACAAAAATATTATGGTGATGAAGAACCGATTGGTAAAATTCTTACTTTTAGAAGCAATGATTTCAAAGTGACCGGCATACTGGATAAGATGCCGGGCAATACACAATTTCAATTCGACATGTTCGCATCTATGAATTCAGCCGAACGGGTATTTCAGCGAATTGTACTGGAAAACTGGGGCGAGGGCTCTGCAGAAACATTTATCATGTTACCTAAAGATAAACGGCCTGAAGATTATGAAACACGCCTGGCTGCATTTGTCGATGTAAAAATACAAGCCTTCAGGCAAGCATCCCCACGTATCGTGCTGCAGCCGCTTTCAGATATCTATTTACATTCTCAAAATATTGCGGTATTTGCACCTGGCGGTGACAGTACGTATGTTTATGCTTTTACGGCCATTGCAGTTTTTATCCTCATCATCGCTTGTATTAATTTCATGAACCTGGCAACCGCGCGCTCGGCAAATCGCGCCAAGGAGGTCGGTTTGCGAAAAGTTGTCGGCGCCCATCGTTCGCAATTGATCTGGCAATTTTTGAGTGAAAGCATCTTGCTTTCAATTTTGTCCCTGCTAATAGCTGTTGGGCTTGCCTATATATGCTTACCGGCATTCAATAGCCTGGCAGGCAAGGAGTTGGCTTATAATATCCTGCAAAATGGCCCAATGATTTTTGGACTAATACTCATTACACTTTTTGTAGGAGTCGTTTCAGGCAGCTATCCGGCTTTGTTTTTATCCGCATTTAAACCGGTTAGCGTTCTTTCTGGAGCCGTTATGAAAGGCGTGAAAGGCGGTAAATTGCGGAAGTTTCTGGTTACTTTCCAGTTTGCCATTTCGATCTTTTTGATTGTAGTGACCGCCATTGTTTACAATCAATTGCAATATGCCCGCAACCTCAAAATAGGATTCGATAAGGAACACCTGGTTCTCCTGCAAAACATACCACAAACCATGCGGCAGCATTACGATCAATTCCGGACAGACCTGCTCAGCAATCCAAAAATTATTAATGCTGCGGCATCGTCCCGGGTGCCACCGGGCAGGCTTCAAAGTAGTCTGGGTACAAGACCGGAAGGCGTCCCGGAAGATCAAAGACGAGGTATGCAAACCGTGTGGACCGACTTTGACTTTATCGAATCCATGGGGTTTGAGCTTGCATCTGGCCGCAGCTTCTCACGCGATTTCACCACCGATGCAAGCAGCGCTTTTATTCTCAATGAAGCTGCTGTTAAAAGTATAGGTTGGACCAATGAAACTGCAATAGGTAAAAGTTTCGGCAGTTCGGAAATCAGAGACTGGGACAGCGGCCAGTGGGAGCAGAAAGATGGTTATGTTATTGGTGTGCTGAAGGATTTTTACTTCGAATCATTGCGGCAGGAAATTATCCCGACAGTCTATTTTATATCGCCGTACATGGCGTGGAATTATGTGATTCGTATTCAACCCGGAGATATCCAGGAAACCTTGGATTTCATCGAACAGAAATGGCTGGCATTAAATCCGGATCTGCCATTCTTATACACTTTCGTCGATGATAATTTCGAAAGTCTATACCGTGCCGAGGAGCAGCAGGGAAAAATATTCGGTGTATTTGCGATCCTGGCAATTTTCGTAGCCTGCCTGGGTTTGGTTGGTTTGGCGTCTTTCACAGCCGAGCAAAGAACCAAAGAAGTGGGGATCCGTAAAGTGCTCGGCGCGTCGGTCAGTAATATCATCCTGCTGATGTCTAAAGAATTTACCTGGCTGGTTTTATTTGCTTTCATTGTGGCAGCCCCCTTTGCCTGGTATGTTATGGACCAATGGCTGCAGGAATTTGCTTATCATGTCCCATTAGGGTTGGGGACTTTTTTCCTGGCAGGTCTTATTTCCATATTAATTGCATGGCTGACTGTGAGTTACCAGGCGACGAAAATTGCGCTAACCAATCCGGTGAATGCATTGCATTATGAATAA
- a CDS encoding GxxExxY protein has product MNNEFLYENLTKNIIKCFYIVHDELGAGFLESVYGKALMIEFRNKNLKAETQKLLNVNYKNQLIGKFKADIVVEDTVIIEIKAVNSLIPQNEAQLIHYLKASGIHIGLLVNFGEKLEFKRRIV; this is encoded by the coding sequence GTGAACAACGAATTCCTTTATGAAAATCTAACAAAAAATATCATTAAATGTTTTTACATTGTGCATGATGAGTTGGGTGCTGGATTTCTGGAATCTGTTTATGGAAAAGCCCTAATGATTGAATTTAGAAATAAAAATCTAAAGGCCGAAACCCAGAAATTGCTAAATGTTAATTATAAAAATCAATTGATTGGCAAGTTTAAAGCAGATATTGTAGTGGAAGATACAGTAATTATTGAAATTAAGGCGGTAAATAGTTTAATACCACAAAACGAAGCACAATTGATTCATTACCTCAAGGCGTCCGGAATACACATTGGATTGTTGGTGAACTTTGGTGAAAAACTGGAATTCAAAAGACGCATCGTATAG